The proteins below come from a single Angustibacter sp. Root456 genomic window:
- a CDS encoding acyl-CoA dehydrogenase family protein encodes MAAQSPLALFDVDGLVGDDDRAIRDTVRAFVDDRIKPNVADWYESGSLPARELARELGQLGVLGMHLDGYGCAGTSSTAYGLACTELEAGDSGVRSLVSVQGSLAMYAIHRYGSDEQKDEWLPRMAAGEAIGCFGLTEPDFGSNPAGMRTRARRDGSDWVLDGTKMWITNGCVADVAVVWAQTDDKIRGFVVPTDTPGFSAPEIKRKMSLRASVTAELVLDGVRLPESAVLPGAVGLSGPLSSLTEARFGIIFGSLGAARDCLETTIAYAGSREIFDKPLSGFQLTQAKLADMTLELGKGMLLALHLGRLKDAGQLRPEQVSLGKLNSVREAIAIARECRTILAAAGITLDYPVMRHANNLESVLTYEGTSEVHQLVIGQALTGQSAFR; translated from the coding sequence ATGGCCGCCCAGTCTCCCCTCGCCCTGTTCGACGTCGACGGGCTAGTCGGCGACGACGACCGCGCGATCCGCGACACCGTGCGCGCGTTCGTCGACGACCGGATCAAGCCGAACGTCGCCGACTGGTACGAGTCCGGTTCGCTGCCGGCGCGCGAGCTCGCCCGCGAGCTGGGCCAGCTGGGTGTGCTGGGCATGCACCTCGACGGCTACGGCTGCGCGGGCACGTCGTCGACCGCCTACGGACTGGCCTGCACCGAGCTCGAGGCGGGCGACTCCGGCGTCCGGTCGTTGGTGTCGGTGCAGGGGTCGCTCGCGATGTACGCGATCCACCGCTACGGCAGCGACGAGCAGAAGGACGAGTGGCTGCCCCGCATGGCCGCCGGCGAGGCGATCGGCTGCTTCGGCCTGACCGAGCCGGACTTCGGCTCGAACCCCGCCGGCATGCGCACCCGCGCGCGTCGCGACGGATCCGACTGGGTGCTCGACGGCACGAAGATGTGGATCACCAACGGTTGCGTCGCCGACGTCGCCGTCGTGTGGGCGCAGACGGACGACAAGATCCGCGGCTTCGTCGTACCCACCGACACGCCGGGCTTCTCGGCACCGGAGATCAAGCGCAAGATGTCGCTGCGCGCGTCGGTCACGGCCGAGCTGGTGCTGGACGGCGTCCGGCTGCCGGAGTCGGCTGTGCTGCCCGGGGCGGTAGGCCTGTCGGGCCCGCTGTCGAGCCTCACCGAGGCTCGCTTCGGCATCATCTTCGGCTCGCTGGGTGCCGCTCGCGACTGCCTCGAGACGACGATCGCGTACGCCGGCAGCCGCGAGATCTTCGACAAGCCCCTGAGCGGGTTCCAGCTCACGCAGGCCAAGCTCGCCGACATGACCCTCGAGCTCGGCAAGGGCATGCTGCTGGCCCTGCACCTCGGCCGCCTCAAGGACGCCGGCCAGCTGCGTCCCGAGCAGGTCAGCCTCGGCAAGCTCAACAGCGTGCGCGAGGCCATCGCCATCGCGCGAGAGTGCCGCACGATCCTCGCCGCGGCCGGGATCACGCTCGACTACCCGGTGATGCGCCACGCCAACAACCTGGAGTCGGTGCTGACCTACGAGGGCACGTCGGAGGTGCACCAGCTCGTGATCGGCCAGGCGCTCACGGGGCAGTCGGCGTTCCGCTGA
- a CDS encoding alpha/beta hydrolase, translating to MNTAAPAIRLLAQRQDVDEQTVDELVAGEAAALGVHVTTTWVDDLTGLGAAVRAAEAADELLVVLTAPGEPDLQAVAPVGQQQVLRLDVALREPDLTSGLVAHVQGRGVWGVVWALRAVHHRRRYPIHREAYGDRRDQFGELRLPAGDGPFPVATVLHGGFWRSCWQLDLMDAVSVDLAERGLATWNVEYRRPDRHGWRATVQDVRRSLEHLHALAARWPLDLDRVAVVGHSAGGSMAVQLAGDAVAARVPHLRLVVQLAGLVDLVGTHRRDIGNGAVVTALGGTPEERPQVYAQASPLERLPVGVPQAVVVGRSESPDLREMSRRYERAARAAGDDVTFIEDDGDHFTVIDPASGIWQRTAALLTEALG from the coding sequence GTGAACACCGCCGCGCCGGCGATCCGTCTGCTGGCGCAGCGCCAGGACGTCGACGAGCAGACGGTCGACGAGCTCGTCGCGGGCGAGGCCGCGGCCCTCGGTGTCCACGTCACGACCACGTGGGTCGACGACCTCACCGGCCTCGGCGCCGCCGTCCGCGCGGCCGAGGCCGCTGACGAGCTGCTGGTGGTGCTGACGGCTCCGGGCGAGCCGGACCTGCAGGCGGTCGCGCCCGTCGGCCAGCAGCAGGTGCTGCGGCTCGACGTCGCGCTGCGCGAACCCGACCTGACGTCCGGTCTCGTGGCCCACGTGCAGGGGCGCGGTGTGTGGGGTGTCGTGTGGGCGCTGCGGGCCGTGCACCACCGCCGCCGGTACCCGATCCACCGCGAGGCCTACGGCGACCGGCGCGACCAGTTCGGCGAGCTGCGGCTACCGGCCGGAGACGGCCCGTTCCCGGTGGCGACGGTGTTGCACGGTGGCTTCTGGCGCTCGTGCTGGCAGCTCGACCTCATGGACGCCGTGAGCGTCGACCTCGCCGAGCGCGGCCTGGCGACCTGGAACGTCGAGTACCGCCGGCCTGATCGCCACGGCTGGCGCGCGACCGTGCAGGACGTCCGACGCAGCCTCGAGCACCTCCACGCGCTCGCCGCCCGCTGGCCCCTCGACCTCGACCGCGTCGCCGTCGTCGGTCACTCCGCGGGCGGCTCGATGGCCGTGCAGCTGGCGGGGGACGCCGTGGCCGCGCGCGTCCCGCACCTGCGGCTCGTCGTCCAGCTGGCCGGGCTGGTCGATCTCGTCGGCACGCACCGCCGCGACATCGGCAACGGCGCCGTCGTGACGGCCCTGGGCGGGACACCGGAGGAGCGACCGCAGGTGTACGCGCAGGCGTCTCCGCTCGAGCGCCTGCCGGTGGGCGTCCCGCAGGCCGTGGTGGTCGGGCGCTCGGAGTCGCCCGACCTGCGCGAGATGAGCCGGCGCTACGAGCGCGCGGCCCGGGCGGCCGGTGACGACGTCACGTTCATCGAGGACGACGGCGACCACTTCACCGTCATCGATCCCGCCAGCGGGATCTGGCAGCGCACGGCCGCGCTGCTCACCGAGGCGCTCGGCTGA
- a CDS encoding DUF885 domain-containing protein, which produces MATDDVHPYVELLFAHDPILASVQGDERGNDRLGDIEPGAFSDLATARIRMLAEAEAVPPEAPGTQAWLEQAVLRTELRTAARRDEVERPWQRAPYWYAERLGDALSVLMQPGDDRPQTGEALLARLRELPAYCEQAVRNLTDDSPAEWVAMGRAAARGLQPLIGTAVPGFAATMPEALAADISRAAQAASTAAQGFSDSLGELAGRAHGQWQCGAEHVDFLLREYHHLDLDAEALAQRGRELVESERAELEAFAAALDPATSWHDQVDRVKDWHPEPADFLDTYRTQMHRARDHTVEHGLLTLPDDEVCRMDWVPEYQREGLPLGVMSPSPPYAPGLRSGFLITPADEHATPEQRLQHMRDNCYVFATSIAGHETYPGHHVQYVHHKLGTDRGSILRYFSTPQLVEGWGLYVEDLLEETGFMADDRVRLFKRRNGLWRALRVVVDVGLHTGTLEVDAATELMQREAGMDAHMAAGEVRRYTRHDNPTYPSSYILGRDLLHEVRTAEEQRAGAAFSLRAFHDALLAHGSPPVPLLRQLAGGGCL; this is translated from the coding sequence TTGGCTACTGACGACGTGCACCCGTACGTCGAGCTGCTCTTCGCCCACGACCCGATCCTCGCGTCCGTGCAGGGCGACGAGCGCGGGAACGACCGCCTCGGCGACATCGAGCCCGGCGCGTTCAGCGACCTCGCCACCGCCCGCATCCGGATGCTGGCCGAGGCCGAGGCTGTTCCGCCGGAGGCGCCCGGCACCCAGGCCTGGCTCGAGCAGGCGGTGCTGCGCACCGAGCTGCGGACGGCGGCGCGACGTGACGAGGTCGAGCGGCCCTGGCAGCGGGCGCCGTACTGGTACGCCGAGCGCCTGGGTGACGCGCTGTCGGTGCTCATGCAGCCGGGCGACGACCGCCCGCAGACCGGTGAGGCGCTGCTGGCCCGGTTGCGTGAGCTGCCCGCCTACTGCGAGCAGGCGGTGCGCAACCTCACCGACGACTCCCCCGCTGAGTGGGTGGCGATGGGACGTGCGGCGGCGCGCGGGCTGCAACCGCTGATCGGCACCGCCGTGCCGGGCTTCGCCGCCACGATGCCTGAGGCGTTGGCGGCCGACATCAGCCGCGCTGCGCAGGCGGCAAGCACTGCGGCGCAAGGGTTCTCTGACTCGCTCGGTGAGCTGGCTGGCCGCGCCCACGGGCAGTGGCAGTGCGGCGCCGAGCACGTCGACTTCCTGCTGCGCGAGTACCACCACCTCGACCTGGACGCCGAGGCGCTGGCCCAGCGGGGCCGCGAGCTGGTCGAGTCCGAGCGCGCCGAGCTCGAGGCGTTCGCCGCCGCGCTCGACCCGGCGACGTCCTGGCACGACCAGGTCGACCGGGTGAAGGACTGGCACCCCGAGCCGGCGGACTTCCTCGACACCTACCGCACTCAGATGCACCGCGCCCGCGACCACACCGTCGAGCACGGGCTGCTGACGCTGCCGGACGACGAGGTGTGCCGCATGGACTGGGTGCCCGAGTACCAGCGCGAGGGCCTGCCACTGGGGGTGATGTCGCCCAGCCCGCCCTACGCACCCGGACTGCGCAGCGGCTTCCTCATCACGCCCGCTGACGAGCACGCCACGCCCGAGCAGCGCCTGCAGCACATGCGCGACAACTGCTACGTCTTCGCGACGTCGATCGCCGGCCACGAGACGTACCCCGGCCACCACGTGCAGTACGTGCACCACAAGCTCGGCACCGACCGCGGCTCGATCCTCAGGTACTTCTCGACCCCGCAGCTCGTCGAGGGCTGGGGGCTCTACGTCGAGGACCTGCTCGAGGAGACCGGCTTCATGGCCGACGACCGGGTGCGGTTGTTCAAGCGTCGCAACGGCCTGTGGCGCGCGCTGCGCGTCGTCGTCGACGTCGGCCTGCACACCGGCACGCTCGAAGTGGACGCCGCCACCGAGCTCATGCAGCGCGAGGCCGGCATGGACGCCCACATGGCTGCCGGCGAGGTGCGCCGCTACACCCGCCACGACAACCCGACGTACCCGTCGTCGTACATCCTCGGCCGCGACCTCCTCCACGAGGTGCGCACGGCCGAGGAGCAGCGGGCCGGCGCGGCGTTCTCGCTGCGCGCCTTCCACGACGCCCTGCTCGCCCACGGCTCGCCGCCGGTCCCGTTGCTGCGCCAGCTCGCCGGCGGCGGCTGCCTGTGA
- a CDS encoding TIGR04053 family radical SAM/SPASM domain-containing protein, with product MSIPAAAARPVVRHQRHDVGSRPFIVIWEVTRACQLACLHCRADAIKRRNPLELDASESRALLDSIASFPTPHPLVVLTGGDPFERPDLAELVRYGTGLGLSVSLSPSVTPNLTADRLHELRDAGARAVSLSLDGATALTHDGFRGIAGTFEQTLEAAQLVRESGFRLQVNSTVTRDNVHELPALLARVIDLGAALWSVFFLVPTGRGQQLRTLDADQVEDVLHWLADVSHVIAIKTTEAPHYRRVVLQRAAGRLTSERGPLYDELGRTTSVALHGMQLRQRAARPPIDVNAGRGFVFVDHQGKVYPSGFLPHIAGDVRAQDLVTIYRESPVFRALRSPELLRGKCGRCAFRELCGGSRSHAYAVTGDLLDSDPSCSYEPDDVDATTLSGTPTAP from the coding sequence GTGAGCATCCCCGCCGCGGCCGCCCGGCCCGTCGTCCGCCACCAGCGGCACGACGTCGGCAGCCGGCCGTTCATCGTCATCTGGGAGGTCACCCGCGCCTGCCAGCTGGCCTGCCTGCACTGCCGCGCGGACGCGATCAAGCGCCGCAACCCGTTGGAGCTCGACGCATCCGAGAGTCGGGCGTTGCTCGACTCCATCGCCTCGTTCCCGACTCCCCACCCACTCGTCGTGCTCACCGGCGGTGACCCGTTCGAGCGGCCGGACCTCGCCGAGCTCGTCCGCTACGGCACCGGCCTGGGCCTGTCGGTGTCGCTCTCGCCGTCCGTGACGCCGAACCTCACCGCTGACCGGCTGCACGAGCTGCGTGATGCCGGTGCCCGGGCCGTGTCGCTGTCGCTCGACGGCGCCACTGCCCTCACGCACGACGGGTTCCGCGGCATCGCCGGCACGTTCGAGCAGACGCTCGAGGCCGCTCAGCTGGTGCGGGAGAGCGGGTTCCGGCTGCAGGTCAACTCCACCGTGACCCGAGACAACGTCCACGAGCTTCCGGCGCTGCTCGCCCGCGTGATCGACCTCGGGGCCGCGCTGTGGAGCGTGTTCTTCCTCGTGCCCACCGGGCGCGGCCAGCAGCTGCGCACGCTGGACGCCGACCAGGTCGAGGACGTCCTGCACTGGCTCGCCGACGTCTCGCACGTCATCGCGATCAAGACCACTGAGGCGCCGCACTACCGCCGCGTCGTCCTGCAGCGGGCAGCGGGCCGCCTCACGTCCGAGAGGGGGCCGCTCTATGACGAGCTCGGCCGCACCACGTCGGTTGCGCTGCACGGCATGCAGCTGCGGCAGCGCGCCGCCCGGCCGCCGATCGACGTCAACGCCGGCCGCGGCTTCGTCTTCGTCGACCACCAGGGCAAGGTCTACCCCAGCGGCTTCCTCCCGCACATCGCGGGCGACGTGCGGGCGCAGGACCTCGTGACGATCTACCGCGAGTCACCCGTGTTCCGCGCGCTGCGCTCACCCGAGCTGTTGCGCGGCAAGTGCGGGCGCTGCGCGTTCCGAGAGCTCTGTGGCGGATCGAGGTCGCACGCGTACGCCGTCACCGGCGACCTGCTCGACAGCGACCCGAGCTGCAGCTACGAGCCGGACGACGTCGACGCCACCACCCTCAGCGGAACGCCGACTGCCCCGTGA
- a CDS encoding maleylpyruvate isomerase N-terminal domain-containing protein, which produces MTAGPDGVSEAEAFVDALDATPPDAVTACRGWTTHELIAHLASGADAFADQVEAHLDGRPVPEFGAWDVREPPYRAMDDRTLRRRLVSAERRMSEQFRIMLDADPTVAVPDVGWGLPVAELVTHMRQEFAIHRWDLVGDDELGATILGRPDLIDHSVRLLGESLLRNGLARDPRPGEPLEVRLRCTEQPDLVLHVESGAGRLAFAAPHDAPNVIEMDPAARLLVLWGRHPQGAHRLRSSLTPPDLGRLQAVLVGY; this is translated from the coding sequence ATGACCGCGGGACCGGACGGCGTGAGCGAGGCTGAGGCGTTCGTGGACGCTCTCGACGCCACGCCGCCGGACGCCGTCACCGCCTGCCGGGGCTGGACGACCCATGAGCTCATCGCCCACCTCGCCTCCGGCGCCGATGCCTTCGCCGACCAGGTCGAAGCGCACCTCGACGGTCGGCCCGTTCCCGAGTTCGGTGCGTGGGACGTGCGCGAACCGCCCTACCGGGCCATGGACGACCGCACGCTGCGCCGCCGGCTGGTCAGCGCCGAGCGCCGCATGAGCGAGCAGTTCCGCATCATGCTCGACGCCGACCCCACGGTGGCCGTGCCCGACGTCGGCTGGGGCCTGCCGGTGGCCGAGCTGGTGACGCACATGCGCCAGGAGTTCGCGATCCACCGCTGGGATCTCGTGGGCGACGACGAGCTGGGCGCCACGATCCTCGGCCGGCCGGACCTCATCGACCACTCGGTGCGCCTGCTCGGGGAATCGTTGCTGCGCAACGGTCTGGCCCGTGATCCGCGGCCCGGCGAACCGCTCGAGGTGCGCCTGCGCTGCACCGAGCAGCCCGACCTGGTGCTGCACGTGGAGTCCGGAGCGGGCCGCCTGGCGTTCGCGGCACCGCACGACGCCCCGAACGTGATCGAGATGGATCCGGCGGCCCGGCTGCTGGTGCTCTGGGGACGCCACCCGCAGGGCGCTCACCGGCTGCGCAGCTCACTGACGCCGCCCGACCTGGGCCGGCTGCAGGCGGTGCTCGTTGGCTACTGA
- a CDS encoding amidohydrolase family protein, giving the protein MSPSDRPTLLHHCSVFDGVRDEVLPGAAVLVRGERIVAVGPEPDVRAQAGEDDVDEVDLDGAWLMAGLLNMHTHFSLSLPGPGGGAVQAMGAHELTLYMAHGARRTLHSGVTTVRCVAEKDHVDFALRAAIEAGTAVGPRIFTAGQALVCTGGHGHEGTDTVECDGADGFRRGARAQIREGADLIKVMISGGIAGEHEAIDTPQLTEDEIAAVLETAHAWGRKVTAHAGPAPIIETAVRLGLDCVEHGYQLTREVSELMAQRGTALVPTLIVTRCGDFFDTLGVPQWMQRRSLDAGPRHVESYQLALAAGVEVLLGSDMPPFQETGGTTATVRELEHMAEFGLAPLDALRAATIAPARWLGAADDIGTVESGKYADLIAMDADPTQDVSALRTLRWVMKGGAVVRDDRRGLAVA; this is encoded by the coding sequence GTGAGCCCTAGCGACCGTCCGACCCTGCTGCACCATTGCTCCGTGTTCGACGGCGTCAGGGACGAGGTTCTCCCCGGCGCCGCGGTGCTGGTGCGCGGCGAGCGCATCGTCGCCGTCGGCCCGGAGCCCGACGTCCGAGCGCAGGCGGGTGAGGACGACGTCGACGAGGTCGACCTCGACGGCGCGTGGCTGATGGCCGGGCTGCTCAACATGCACACGCACTTCTCGCTGTCGCTGCCCGGCCCGGGAGGCGGTGCGGTGCAGGCGATGGGGGCGCACGAGCTCACCCTCTACATGGCCCACGGCGCGCGCCGCACGCTGCACAGCGGCGTCACGACCGTGCGGTGCGTGGCGGAGAAGGACCACGTCGACTTCGCGCTGCGCGCGGCGATCGAGGCCGGGACGGCGGTGGGCCCGCGCATCTTCACCGCGGGGCAGGCGCTGGTGTGCACCGGCGGGCACGGTCACGAGGGCACCGACACGGTGGAGTGCGACGGCGCCGACGGCTTCCGGCGCGGCGCGCGAGCGCAGATCCGCGAGGGCGCCGACCTCATCAAGGTGATGATCTCGGGCGGTATCGCCGGCGAGCACGAGGCGATCGACACGCCGCAGCTCACCGAGGACGAGATCGCCGCGGTGCTCGAGACGGCGCACGCGTGGGGCCGCAAGGTCACCGCGCACGCCGGGCCGGCTCCGATCATCGAGACGGCGGTTCGGCTGGGGCTCGACTGCGTCGAGCACGGCTACCAGCTGACGCGCGAGGTGAGCGAGCTGATGGCCCAGCGGGGCACGGCGCTCGTGCCCACGCTCATCGTCACCCGCTGCGGGGACTTCTTCGACACTCTCGGTGTGCCGCAGTGGATGCAGCGCCGCTCGCTCGACGCCGGCCCCCGCCACGTCGAGAGCTACCAGCTGGCGCTGGCAGCTGGTGTCGAGGTGCTGCTGGGCAGCGACATGCCGCCGTTCCAGGAGACCGGCGGCACCACCGCCACGGTGCGCGAGCTCGAGCACATGGCCGAGTTCGGCCTGGCGCCACTGGATGCGCTGCGGGCGGCGACCATCGCCCCCGCGCGATGGCTGGGCGCGGCCGATGACATCGGCACGGTGGAGTCCGGCAAGTACGCCGATCTCATCGCCATGGACGCCGACCCGACCCAGGACGTCTCGGCCCTGCGGACCTTGCGCTGGGTGATGAAGGGCGGCGCCGTCGTCCGCGACGACCGGCGCGGGCTGGCCGTCGCGTGA